In a genomic window of Streptomyces katrae:
- a CDS encoding DegV family protein, whose translation MSRHVAIVTDSTAYLPPPAMERHGITAVPLTVVLGDEALEEGTEISARSLATALQKRRSVTTSRPGPDRFVRAYRAAAEAGATGIVSLHLSAEFSGTYDAAVVAAKTAPVPVRVVDTGMVAMALGFCALAAAETAEAGGSVDEAVAAAEKRAAEMSAYFYVDTLDYLRRGGRIGAAQALLGSALAVKPLLTLDGGRIEMLEKVRTASRAIARLEELAVERAGARSVDVAVHHLAAPERAEKLAQRLRERIPGLVELHVSEVGAVIGAHTGPGLLAAVVSPR comes from the coding sequence ATGTCCCGCCATGTCGCGATCGTCACCGATTCCACGGCCTATCTGCCCCCGCCGGCCATGGAGCGGCACGGGATCACCGCCGTGCCCCTGACCGTCGTACTGGGTGACGAGGCCCTTGAAGAGGGCACGGAGATCTCGGCCCGCAGCCTGGCCACGGCCCTGCAGAAGCGCCGCTCGGTCACCACCTCCCGTCCCGGCCCGGACCGGTTCGTCCGGGCCTACCGGGCGGCGGCGGAGGCCGGTGCGACCGGCATCGTGAGCCTGCACCTGTCCGCCGAGTTCTCCGGCACCTATGACGCCGCCGTCGTCGCGGCGAAGACGGCCCCGGTGCCGGTCCGCGTCGTGGACACCGGCATGGTCGCGATGGCCCTCGGCTTCTGCGCCCTCGCCGCCGCCGAGACGGCCGAGGCGGGAGGGTCCGTCGACGAGGCCGTGGCCGCCGCCGAGAAGCGGGCCGCGGAGATGTCGGCGTACTTCTACGTGGACACCCTCGACTACCTCCGCCGCGGCGGCCGCATCGGGGCGGCGCAGGCCCTCCTCGGGTCGGCGCTCGCGGTCAAGCCGCTGCTCACGCTGGACGGCGGGCGGATCGAGATGCTGGAGAAGGTGCGGACGGCCTCCAGGGCGATCGCCCGTCTGGAGGAGCTCGCCGTCGAGCGGGCCGGGGCGCGCAGCGTCGACGTGGCGGTCCACCATCTGGCGGCGCCGGAACGGGCCGAGAAGCTCGCGCAGCGGCTGCGGGAGCGGATTCCGGGTCTGGTCGAGCTGCACGTGAGCGAGGTCGGGGCGGTGATCGGCGCGCACACCGGGCCGGGGCTGCTGGCCGCGGTGGTCTCGCCGCGCTGA
- a CDS encoding helix-hairpin-helix domain-containing protein, translated as MRERLPVWVQARCGVEPRAVAVVGVVLAVAVGFAAQQYWSGRPQPVTAPAVLAPAPPATPPPVPGASPGGPGGRIVVDVGGKVREPGVLRLPGGSRVEDALAAAGGVRPGTDTTGLNRARVLVDGEQVLVGVSAPPAPAGGGSGGGAGPGPLSLGSATAEQLDGLPGVGPVLARHIVEFRTARGGFRALEDLRQVDGIGDRRFAELRKLVRL; from the coding sequence GTGCGGGAGCGGCTGCCCGTGTGGGTGCAGGCCCGGTGCGGGGTGGAGCCCCGGGCCGTGGCCGTCGTGGGGGTGGTGCTGGCCGTGGCGGTGGGGTTCGCCGCCCAGCAGTACTGGTCGGGCCGGCCGCAGCCGGTGACGGCGCCGGCGGTGCTCGCCCCCGCGCCTCCCGCGACCCCGCCCCCGGTGCCGGGAGCGAGCCCGGGCGGTCCGGGCGGGCGCATCGTGGTGGATGTCGGCGGCAAGGTCCGTGAGCCCGGTGTGCTGCGACTGCCCGGCGGCTCGCGGGTGGAGGACGCGCTGGCCGCCGCCGGGGGAGTGCGGCCGGGTACGGACACCACCGGGCTCAACCGGGCCCGGGTGCTGGTGGACGGGGAGCAGGTCCTGGTCGGGGTCAGCGCGCCGCCGGCGCCGGCCGGCGGGGGTTCCGGGGGCGGCGCCGGTCCCGGTCCGCTGAGCCTCGGCAGCGCGACCGCCGAGCAGCTGGACGGGCTGCCGGGGGTCGGACCGGTGCTGGCCCGGCACATCGTGGAGTTCCGCACCGCCCGGGGCGGGTTCCGCGCCCTGGAGGACCTCCGGCAGGTCGACGGCATCGGCGACCGCAGGTTCGCCGAGCTCCGGAAGCTGGTCCGGCTGTGA
- a CDS encoding copper transporter family protein, whose protein sequence is MEVGALVIIFALVVLFAFLGLGAWATVKAVGAAKRGVDRTITQARRTVEDTTLRAKSLGQVGVTAALAQLRLDLRTSMRATQAALYQGVQADASLKESVALFERLSRHGHELDDELKRLEQEPDRKRIAECLPGLRERTAKITESADSLRWAARDRARQFADEDLAALSAQIEVESSALRDWSRESVDDLAAAAAAWDAGQGADTPGAGAPAPGAPGAGAAARGRASGPQRPALDPSGPAPAYPWQKAPRPEAAS, encoded by the coding sequence ATGGAGGTAGGCGCGTTGGTCATCATCTTTGCCCTGGTGGTGCTGTTCGCCTTCCTGGGGCTGGGCGCCTGGGCCACGGTCAAGGCGGTGGGCGCGGCCAAGCGCGGCGTGGACCGGACGATCACGCAGGCCCGCCGGACGGTCGAGGACACCACCCTGAGGGCCAAGAGCCTCGGCCAGGTCGGGGTCACCGCGGCGCTGGCCCAGCTGCGGCTGGACCTGCGGACGTCCATGCGGGCCACGCAGGCGGCCCTCTACCAGGGGGTCCAGGCGGACGCCTCGCTGAAGGAGTCGGTCGCCCTCTTCGAGCGGCTGAGCCGGCACGGGCACGAGCTGGACGACGAGCTCAAGCGGCTGGAGCAGGAACCGGACCGCAAGCGGATCGCGGAGTGCCTGCCCGGGCTGCGGGAGCGCACCGCCAAGATCACCGAGTCGGCCGATTCGCTGCGCTGGGCGGCGCGCGACCGGGCCCGCCAGTTCGCCGACGAGGACCTGGCGGCGCTGTCGGCGCAGATCGAGGTGGAGTCGAGCGCGCTGCGCGACTGGTCCCGGGAGTCGGTGGACGACCTGGCGGCCGCCGCGGCGGCGTGGGACGCCGGGCAGGGGGCGGATACCCCGGGAGCCGGGGCCCCGGCTCCCGGTGCGCCGGGGGCTGGTGCGGCGGCGCGCGGGCGGGCCTCGGGGCCGCAGCGGCCCGCACTGGATCCGTCCGGACCGGCGCCGGCCTACCCCTGGCAGAAGGCTCCCCGGCCGGAGGCCGCTTCCTGA